The segment AATCGAGGTTGAGTTCGGAATGGTTTACCTCAATTAGGGCAACTCCATTACGGTAAGTGCTATAGTTGGCAATTCCGAAAAGTGGAAGGTCGTAGCTGGTTGCCTTTTCGGCGGCAACAACGATTCTTGAGGCTGGCGAAATTTCGGTCGATACGCTTTCGTTGCAAATGAAAAGATCGGGCATTGGAGCGGTGCCCATAATCTCGAGAAGATCGAGCATGGTGGCCTCGGGGTTTTCTGCGCCAGTGAGGTCGGCCATAACCACGGGAGGGGTGTGGCCTCCAATCCAGCCAAAATCGCTGGAGGTGATGCGGGAATAGGAGTATGGGTTTATGGGGTTAATGTTTGGAATAATCAGGTTGGCTGGGGAAACACGTTTTTTGAAGTGGGATACGAGCTTACGGGCAACTGGAATCTCAAATTCAGGCTCTTCGGTGAGCGATACGCGAATGGTATCGCCAATACCATCGGCCAAAAGCGCGCCAATCCCCACGGCCGACTTTATGCGACCCTCGCGGCTATTGCCCGCTTCGGTTACGCCAAGGTGTATTGGGTAGTGCATACCCTCCTCCTGCATACGGGAAACGAGGAGCCGCACCGACTGCACCATCACACGGGTGTTGCTGCTCTTCATGGAGATGGCTAGGTTATGGAAGTCTTCCGCTTTAAATATTCGTAAAAACTCGAGAGCCGACTCCACCATTCCCTCGGGTGTGTCGCCAAAGCGGCTTACCATGCGCTCGGAGAGGGAGCCGTGGTTTACCCCAATGCGGACAGCGGTATTGTTTGTTTTGCAAATAGCTATGAAAGATTTTACCGCAGCTTCAACTCGTTGATGGCATTCTTCTAGCTCGGCCTCAGTATAGATTTCGCCCTCGGGGCGGCGCTCAGCAAAGTTACCGGGGTTTATGCGCACCTTCTCTACATGAAGGGCAGCCACCTCGGCTGCCTTGGGGTTGAAGTGAATATCGGCAACCAGCGGAAAGGTAAAGCCTTCTTCGGAGAGTGATTTTCTTATGTTGGCAAGATTTTCGGCCTCCTGAACCCCTTGTGCAGTAATGCGAACGTAGTCTCCGCCCGCTTCAAAAATGCGGATGCACTGTTCCACCGTAGCCTCAGTGTCGAGGGTGTTTGTAGTCGTCATGGATTGAATACGGATGGGGTTGGTTCCGCCCAGCGGAGTATTTCCAATAGCTACTTCAGCAGATTTTCTGCGTTGGTAGGCGAAGAGGTCTTTACAGTAGTTCATTGCAATTGCCTTTATTACTCTGCAAAGTAAGGTTTTTTACGAATAGAAGCCCCAATTTTTGCTTCAAATAAACATCCTTGTTGGAAGCCGCTCCGATATGGCTGTGTTGGACTGTTGGTGCAGAACTAAAGGCTAGCAGATATAACAACAATTAGTGTAAGGCAGATGGCGACAAATCGATTTTGGAGTTCCTCGGAGGAGAGGAATTGCTGGGCTATTGCGTTTCTGGCTGTTCGATTAAGTGAGTTTCTTTACTACTGTTAACATGCAGATAGAAAACAACCAACCCGTTTAAATATAAGCGCCACCAAAATTTGGTGGCGCTTTTTAATCGTATGGAACGATTAGAAACTCACGATTCGAATATCGGTTCTACGGTTTTGCTGGTGTTCGAGTTCAGAGCACTTCACACCATCGGCGCACTGGTTCTTGAGTTTGGACTCACCATATCCTTTCGCTGTAATGCGGTCGGCGCTGATTCCACCTTTCTTCACAATATACTCTACTGCAGAAACTGCCCGCTTCTGGGATAGGGTTTGGTTGGCCTGAGAGCTACCGCGGGAATCGGTATGGGAGGCCAACTCCACCTTAATGTCGGGGTTGTCGGTAAGAAATTGCACCACCTTGTCGAGCTCAATGGCAGCATCGGGGCGGATATTCCACTTGCCAAGGTCGTAGTAAATGTTTGGGATTTCAATGGTCTTGTTGAGTTCCACCTTTTCAATTGCTATTTCCACAATCTCGTTAATGTTTATATAGCTCGGTCTACGACCTTTTGTAGAGTAATCAACACGCTTGGTGAGGAATCCTTTCTTTTCGAAAACGAGCACGTAGTTCGTTTCCGGCTCTAATCTCTGCCTAAATCCTATTTCACCCTCGGTGGTGATGTCGCCAATTACGGTTTTATCCATTTTTTCAATTCGAACCTTAACCTCAGGCACAATTTCCATGGAAGGTTTCAAGTATACGTTTCCGTAAACGCCCCACTCGTCTACCTTTCTGAGTTCCATTGGGACGGAAATGACCCCGGAAACGATCGGCATGGTACTGGGGTTCACAGGAATAGAAACAGGTGTATACCCTTGGCGTGCAGCAGTAATCGTGTAGGTCATCTCCGGTTCTAACTCAAAGCGGAAGCTGTGGTTATCGCCAGTTTCCACCTTTTCAGCCTCGGAAGGGTTGTTTGCTTTTAGCGTTACGGTTGCTTGTGTCAACCAATCCTTAGTATCGATATCGGCAGTGGTGCCCTGAAGTTCAAGGGCAAAAGATATGGCATCGGTAATGGTGAAGGCGTAAATATCATCGTCGCCCTTTCCTCCCTGACGGTTGGAGGCGAAGTAGCCGGTTTTCTCATCGGGGCGAAGGTAGAAGCTGAAGTCATCGGCGTTGCCGTTGAGGGGATAGCCCATATTCTTCACGGTGTAGTGGCCATTCTTGCCAAGTCGCGCCACGAACACGTCGAGGCCACCAATACCCTTATGTCCGTTGGAGGAGAAGTAGAGCAGGCCGTTGGCCCCCACGAACGGGAACATCTCATCGCCTTCAGTGTTGATGTCTGAACCTAGGTTGTGCGGAGCCGACCAGCCCGAGTCGCTGCGGGTGATGGCGTAAATATCTGTGACCCCATATCCACCCGGCATATTGGAGGAGAAGTAGAGCGTTTTGCCGTCGGGGGAAAGGGCTGCATGGCCGCAGGAGTAGCTGTCGCTGTTGAAGGGCAGTTCCACGAGCGTACCCCACGATCCATCGGTGCTACGCTTGGTGTAGTGGATTTTCAGGTTGTTCACCCCTTCCTTATCCTTGCGGGGCAAGAGGTATCGGTAGTTGTTGCGGGTTACAAACATCTCGGTCTGCTCCTGATTGAGGCAAACTGGTCCATCGTGGTAAATAGTGCTCAACTTCCACATGAAGTGCGTGGGCAAAGTTGTATCTGCGTTTTGAGGTACGGTGTAGAGGGCAAAGTAAGGGGTTTGCTTCCATGAGTCCTCATACTTGATGAGATCTTGGTTGGGGCGAGCCGAAGCAAAGATAAGTTGGTCGCCGTAAGGTACTGCCCCAAAGTCGGAGTTTATAGAGTTGAAGGGAACCTCTGCGATCAGGTAGCGCTCCTTCTCGAGCAGCTGCTTAATGTAGGGGGCCGAGGCTTTCTGGTTTTGGGCACTCTGATCGGTTGCATTTAAGGCAAGGTATTTATCAAGCCAAACATCAGCCTCATCATATTTGCCGTTGAACTTCAAAATTTTGGAGTAGTAGTAGTAATCCGGAGCCGTTGCTGATGGCGTTGCCACAAGCTTCTTAAAAATGGGCTCTGCCTTTCCCATGTCTACTATCTTGTAGTAGGCAATGCCCAAGTTGCGTTGGAGCGAATCGGGGAGGTAACCAG is part of the Williamwhitmania taraxaci genome and harbors:
- the ispG gene encoding (E)-4-hydroxy-3-methylbut-2-enyl-diphosphate synthase, which encodes MNYCKDLFAYQRRKSAEVAIGNTPLGGTNPIRIQSMTTTNTLDTEATVEQCIRIFEAGGDYVRITAQGVQEAENLANIRKSLSEEGFTFPLVADIHFNPKAAEVAALHVEKVRINPGNFAERRPEGEIYTEAELEECHQRVEAAVKSFIAICKTNNTAVRIGVNHGSLSERMVSRFGDTPEGMVESALEFLRIFKAEDFHNLAISMKSSNTRVMVQSVRLLVSRMQEEGMHYPIHLGVTEAGNSREGRIKSAVGIGALLADGIGDTIRVSLTEEPEFEIPVARKLVSHFKKRVSPANLIIPNINPINPYSYSRITSSDFGWIGGHTPPVVMADLTGAENPEATMLDLLEIMGTAPMPDLFICNESVSTEISPASRIVVAAEKATSYDLPLFGIANYSTYRNGVALIEVNHSELNLDFIKNLKEQRTWVLVLNATSTNPVAEFRSMVFRLREANCLNPVILKNTYTNDDIETVQLQAAADFGTLLLDGIGDGIFLNAPNIPIEESITTAFDILQAARVRTTKTEYISCPGCGRTLYNLQQTAGLIKARTCHLKGLKIGIMGCIVNGPGEMADADYGYVGAGPGKINLYKQKELVKKNIPQTDALEELISLIKENGDWKDQ
- a CDS encoding OmpA family protein — protein: MLNLKKTLVKRFRYLYILLALLMMTPSVSSAQVKATLDTALFKVKARKATSLFEKTAYAKAIQLYEELSTAGYLPDSLQRNLGIAYYKIVDMGKAEPIFKKLVATPSATAPDYYYYSKILKFNGKYDEADVWLDKYLALNATDQSAQNQKASAPYIKQLLEKERYLIAEVPFNSINSDFGAVPYGDQLIFASARPNQDLIKYEDSWKQTPYFALYTVPQNADTTLPTHFMWKLSTIYHDGPVCLNQEQTEMFVTRNNYRYLLPRKDKEGVNNLKIHYTKRSTDGSWGTLVELPFNSDSYSCGHAALSPDGKTLYFSSNMPGGYGVTDIYAITRSDSGWSAPHNLGSDINTEGDEMFPFVGANGLLYFSSNGHKGIGGLDVFVARLGKNGHYTVKNMGYPLNGNADDFSFYLRPDEKTGYFASNRQGGKGDDDIYAFTITDAISFALELQGTTADIDTKDWLTQATVTLKANNPSEAEKVETGDNHSFRFELEPEMTYTITAARQGYTPVSIPVNPSTMPIVSGVISVPMELRKVDEWGVYGNVYLKPSMEIVPEVKVRIEKMDKTVIGDITTEGEIGFRQRLEPETNYVLVFEKKGFLTKRVDYSTKGRRPSYININEIVEIAIEKVELNKTIEIPNIYYDLGKWNIRPDAAIELDKVVQFLTDNPDIKVELASHTDSRGSSQANQTLSQKRAVSAVEYIVKKGGISADRITAKGYGESKLKNQCADGVKCSELEHQQNRRTDIRIVSF